The Microcaecilia unicolor chromosome 3, aMicUni1.1, whole genome shotgun sequence nucleotide sequence TTAAAATACTTGCTTATATTGATTAtatgtgtttttatatttttaggtaTTTAGCAATTGTTCATCCTTTGAAGCCACGCATGAATTATCAGACTGCTACCTTTTTGATTGCCTTGGTCTGGATTGTGTCCATACTCATTGCTATACCATCTGCTTATTTTgctacagaaacagtattactcatgGCCAAAACCCAAGAGAAGACTTTCTGTGGTCAGATTTGGCCAGTTGACCAGCAAATTTATTATAAGTCCTATTTTCTCTTCATTTTTGGACTTGAGTTTGTTGGGCCTGTCCTCACAATGACTCTGTGCTATGCACGAATCTCAAGAGAACTTTGGTTTAAGACTGTTCCAGGCTTCCAAACAGAACAAATCCGCAAAAGGCTTCGCTGCCGTAGAAAAACGGTCATGGTCCTCATGTGCATCTTAACTGCTTATGTTCTCTGCTGGGCACCATTTTATGGGTTCACAATTGTTCGTGACTTTTTCCCCAATGTATTTATTAAAGAGAAGCATTATCTTACAGCTTTCTACATTGTTGAGTGCATTGCCATGAGCAACAGCATGATTAACACAATGTGTTTTGTGACGGTAAAAAATAACACTATGAAATATTTTAAGAAGATCATGCTGCTCAGGTGGAGGTCCACCTACAATCCAAGTAAGTCAAGTGTAGACTTAGATATCAAAAGTGTAATGCCTGTAACGGAAGAAGTAGACTGTTTACGACTCAAGTAAAATACAAAACACGGGCATGTTATATAACGTTATATACCACTT carries:
- the PROKR1 gene encoding prokineticin receptor 1 yields the protein MGKNSTNYAAIYNPYENLYSGNFSDPFNYSYGDIDLPPDPSDDVTKTKIFFTAKIVIGVALICIMLICGIGNFIFIAALARYKKLRNLTNLLIANLAISDFIVAIVCCPFEMDYYVVKQLSWEHGHMLCASVNYLRTLSLYVSTNALLAIAVDRYLAIVHPLKPRMNYQTATFLIALVWIVSILIAIPSAYFATETVLLMAKTQEKTFCGQIWPVDQQIYYKSYFLFIFGLEFVGPVLTMTLCYARISRELWFKTVPGFQTEQIRKRLRCRRKTVMVLMCILTAYVLCWAPFYGFTIVRDFFPNVFIKEKHYLTAFYIVECIAMSNSMINTMCFVTVKNNTMKYFKKIMLLRWRSTYNPSKSSVDLDIKSVMPVTEEVDCLRLK